A window of the Scleropages formosus chromosome 5, fSclFor1.1, whole genome shotgun sequence genome harbors these coding sequences:
- the LOC108938799 gene encoding choline transporter-like protein 1 isoform X4: MLSLVQQRTMEQWPSSSTGHPLRDIGIRSAQCHIAKEMAEQKRAPGVSQPTRPRRKRTKREWKPLEDRSCTDVAWLLIFLVFCVGMGSICGYTVVTGAAGRLIFGYDSYGNTCGRRNSQIEGVKLSGLDQTDKKFVFFLDPCNIDIVQRKIKSMALCVAKCPETELKTYGDIKRFAMNNGSELCSYELPAHRYPGHPERSTKCPKLPVLPSKPLPLFNRCTPVNISCYTRFAEAVVTFVSDNRVLHSLVAGVVASKEIILGLCVLALVLSMVLMIVIRYISAVLVWILTALVVLGSLGGTGVLWWLYVDNRKAANATFAATAAAVAGSKEEPRDNVQALLIYAIAATVFTVILLLLMLFMRKRVALTIALFHVAGKVFIHLPLLVFQPFWTFLALLIFWLYWIMVLLFLGTAGNPVENEETGLVEFQLSGPLQYMTWYHAVGLIWISEFILACQQMTVAGAVVTYYFTRDKSRLPMTPILSSVFRLIRYHLGTVAKGSFIITLVKIPRLILMYIHNQLKGKENACARCMLKACICCLWCLEKCLNYLNQNAYAATAINSTSFCTSARDAFVILVENALRVAAINAVGDFVLFLGKVLIVSCTAFAGVLALNYQRDYTVWLLPLIIVCLFAFLVAHCFLSIYEIVVDVLFLCFAIDTKYNDGSPGREFYMDKALMEFVENSRKSLPEWIRGRLEEGFRGFRLTRIT, translated from the exons ATGCTCTCCCTGGTACAACAGAGAACAATGGAACAATGGCCTTCTTCTTCCACAGGCCATCCTCTGCGGGACATAGGCATTCGCAGCGCCCAATGCCACATTGCAAAGGAGATGGCCGAGCAGAAAAGAGCGCCTGGAGTCTCCCAGCCCACGAGGCCCAGGAGAAAG AGAACAAAGAGAGAATGGAAGCCCTTGGAAGACCGAAGCTGTACAGATGTCGCCTGGCTTCTCATATTCCTAGTCTTTTGTGTGGGCATG GGCTCTATCTGTGGCTACACTGTGGTCACTGGGGCTGCTGGAAGACTCATCTTCGGGTACGACAGCTATGGGAACACATGCGGTCGACGGAACTCCCAGATCGAGGGGGTCAAACTCAGCGGCCTGGATCAAACCGACAAAAA ATTTGTGTTCTTCCTGGACCCCTGCAACATTGACATTGTACAGAGGAAGATCAAGTCGATGGCTCTGTGCGTGGCCAAGTGCCCTGAGACAGAGCTCAAGACGTATGGAGACATCAAGAGATTTGCCATGAATAATG GGTCTGAACTCTGTTCCTACGAGCTACCTGCTCACAGATATCCTGGCCACCCGGAGAGGTCTACCAAATGCCCTAAATTGCCAGTATTACCAAG CAAGCCCCTCCCACTGTTCAACCGCTGCACCCCTGTGAACATCTCCTGCTACACCAGGTTTGCTGAGGCTGTGGTGACCTTTGTCAGCGACAACAGGGTGCTGCACAGTCTAGTTGCTGGGGTGGTCGCCAGCAAGGAGATCATCTTGGGCCTCTGTGTGCTGGCATTAG TGCTTTCCATGGTCCTGATGATCGTCATTCGCTACATCTCCGCCGTCCTGGTGTGGATCCTCACCGCCCTTGTGGTCCTCGGTTCCCTGG GTGGCACAGGTGTCTTGTGGTGGCTGTATGTGGACAACAGAAAGGCTGCAAATGCAACTTTTGCTGCGACTGCGGCAGCAGTGGCTGGCAGCAAGGAGGAGCCCAGAGACAATGTCCAAGCCCTGCTGATCTATGCCATCGCTGCCACTGTCTTCACA GTgatcctgctgctgctgatgctctTCATGAGGAAGCGTGTGGCCCTTACCATCGCACTGTTCCACGTGGCTGGCAAGGTATTCATCCACCTGCCCCTGCTGGTCTTCCAGCCCTTCTGGACATTCCTGGCGCTCCTGATCTTCTGGCTGTACTGGATTATGGTGCTGTTGTTCCTTGGCACTGCTG GAAACCCAGTTGAGAATGAGGAGACGGGTCTGGTTGAGTTCCAGCTCTCTGGCCCGCTGCAGTACATGACCTGGTACCATGCTGTAGGGCTCATTTGGATCAGCGAGTTCATCCTGGCCTGTCAGCAGATGACCGTAGCTGGTGCAGTGGTGACATACTATTTTACTAG GGACAAGTCAAGGCTGCCGATGACACCCATCCTCTCCTCTGTGTTCCGGCTCATTCGCTATCACTTGGGCACGGTGGCCAAAGGGTCCTTCATCATCACGCTGGTCAAGATCCCCCGCCTCATCCTCATGTACATTCACAACCAGCTCAAGGGAAAG gaAAATGCTTGCGCACGGTGCATGTTAAAGGCCTGCATCTGTTGCTTGTGGTGTTTGGAGAAGTGCCTAAACTACCTGAACCAG AATGCGTATGCAGCAACAGCCATCAATAGCACCAGTTTCTGCACCTCCGCCCGCGATGCGTTCGTCATCCTGGTGGAAAATGCTTTGAGGGTTGCTGCCATCAATGCTGTTGGTGATTTTGTTCTGTTCCTTGGGAAG GTGCTGATTGTGTCGTGCACAGCCTTTGCTGGTGTCCTGGCGCTCAACTACCAGCGTGACTACACCGTGTGGCTGCTGCCACTCATCATTGTCTGCCTCTTCGCCTTCCTGGTGGCTCATTGCTTCCTCTCTATCTATGAGATTGTGGTGGATGTCCTGTTCCTCTGCTTCGCCATCGACACCAAATACAATGACGGGAGCCCAGGCAGGGAGTTCTATATGGACAAGGCCCTCATG gagtttgtggagaacaGCAGGAAATCACTGCCAGAGTGGATCCGTGGGCGGCTGGAAGAGG GCTTCCGGGGCTTCCGCTTGACCAGAATCACCTAA
- the LOC108938799 gene encoding choline transporter-like protein 1 isoform X3 — translation MLSLVQQRTMEQWPSSSTGHPLRDIGIRSAQCHIAKEMAEQKRAPGVSQPTRPRRKRTKREWKPLEDRSCTDVAWLLIFLVFCVGMGSICGYTVVTGAAGRLIFGYDSYGNTCGRRNSQIEGVKLSGLDQTDKKFVFFLDPCNIDIVQRKIKSMALCVAKCPETELKTYGDIKRFAMNNGSELCSYELPAHRYPGHPERSTKCPKLPVLPSKPLPLFNRCTPVNISCYTRFAEAVVTFVSDNRVLHSLVAGVVASKEIILGLCVLALVLSMVLMIVIRYISAVLVWILTALVVLGSLGGTGVLWWLYVDNRKAANATFAATAAAVAGSKEEPRDNVQALLIYAIAATVFTVILLLLMLFMRKRVALTIALFHVAGKVFIHLPLLVFQPFWTFLALLIFWLYWIMVLLFLGTAGNPVENEETGLVEFQLSGPLQYMTWYHAVGLIWISEFILACQQMTVAGAVVTYYFTRDKSRLPMTPILSSVFRLIRYHLGTVAKGSFIITLVKIPRLILMYIHNQLKGKENACARCMLKACICCLWCLEKCLNYLNQNAYAATAINSTSFCTSARDAFVILVENALRVAAINAVGDFVLFLGKVLIVSCTAFAGVLALNYQRDYTVWLLPLIIVCLFAFLVAHCFLSIYEIVVDVLFLCFAIDTKYNDGSPGREFYMDKALMEFVENSRKSLPEWIRGRLEEGKSEGDSGEARPMASGASA, via the exons ATGCTCTCCCTGGTACAACAGAGAACAATGGAACAATGGCCTTCTTCTTCCACAGGCCATCCTCTGCGGGACATAGGCATTCGCAGCGCCCAATGCCACATTGCAAAGGAGATGGCCGAGCAGAAAAGAGCGCCTGGAGTCTCCCAGCCCACGAGGCCCAGGAGAAAG AGAACAAAGAGAGAATGGAAGCCCTTGGAAGACCGAAGCTGTACAGATGTCGCCTGGCTTCTCATATTCCTAGTCTTTTGTGTGGGCATG GGCTCTATCTGTGGCTACACTGTGGTCACTGGGGCTGCTGGAAGACTCATCTTCGGGTACGACAGCTATGGGAACACATGCGGTCGACGGAACTCCCAGATCGAGGGGGTCAAACTCAGCGGCCTGGATCAAACCGACAAAAA ATTTGTGTTCTTCCTGGACCCCTGCAACATTGACATTGTACAGAGGAAGATCAAGTCGATGGCTCTGTGCGTGGCCAAGTGCCCTGAGACAGAGCTCAAGACGTATGGAGACATCAAGAGATTTGCCATGAATAATG GGTCTGAACTCTGTTCCTACGAGCTACCTGCTCACAGATATCCTGGCCACCCGGAGAGGTCTACCAAATGCCCTAAATTGCCAGTATTACCAAG CAAGCCCCTCCCACTGTTCAACCGCTGCACCCCTGTGAACATCTCCTGCTACACCAGGTTTGCTGAGGCTGTGGTGACCTTTGTCAGCGACAACAGGGTGCTGCACAGTCTAGTTGCTGGGGTGGTCGCCAGCAAGGAGATCATCTTGGGCCTCTGTGTGCTGGCATTAG TGCTTTCCATGGTCCTGATGATCGTCATTCGCTACATCTCCGCCGTCCTGGTGTGGATCCTCACCGCCCTTGTGGTCCTCGGTTCCCTGG GTGGCACAGGTGTCTTGTGGTGGCTGTATGTGGACAACAGAAAGGCTGCAAATGCAACTTTTGCTGCGACTGCGGCAGCAGTGGCTGGCAGCAAGGAGGAGCCCAGAGACAATGTCCAAGCCCTGCTGATCTATGCCATCGCTGCCACTGTCTTCACA GTgatcctgctgctgctgatgctctTCATGAGGAAGCGTGTGGCCCTTACCATCGCACTGTTCCACGTGGCTGGCAAGGTATTCATCCACCTGCCCCTGCTGGTCTTCCAGCCCTTCTGGACATTCCTGGCGCTCCTGATCTTCTGGCTGTACTGGATTATGGTGCTGTTGTTCCTTGGCACTGCTG GAAACCCAGTTGAGAATGAGGAGACGGGTCTGGTTGAGTTCCAGCTCTCTGGCCCGCTGCAGTACATGACCTGGTACCATGCTGTAGGGCTCATTTGGATCAGCGAGTTCATCCTGGCCTGTCAGCAGATGACCGTAGCTGGTGCAGTGGTGACATACTATTTTACTAG GGACAAGTCAAGGCTGCCGATGACACCCATCCTCTCCTCTGTGTTCCGGCTCATTCGCTATCACTTGGGCACGGTGGCCAAAGGGTCCTTCATCATCACGCTGGTCAAGATCCCCCGCCTCATCCTCATGTACATTCACAACCAGCTCAAGGGAAAG gaAAATGCTTGCGCACGGTGCATGTTAAAGGCCTGCATCTGTTGCTTGTGGTGTTTGGAGAAGTGCCTAAACTACCTGAACCAG AATGCGTATGCAGCAACAGCCATCAATAGCACCAGTTTCTGCACCTCCGCCCGCGATGCGTTCGTCATCCTGGTGGAAAATGCTTTGAGGGTTGCTGCCATCAATGCTGTTGGTGATTTTGTTCTGTTCCTTGGGAAG GTGCTGATTGTGTCGTGCACAGCCTTTGCTGGTGTCCTGGCGCTCAACTACCAGCGTGACTACACCGTGTGGCTGCTGCCACTCATCATTGTCTGCCTCTTCGCCTTCCTGGTGGCTCATTGCTTCCTCTCTATCTATGAGATTGTGGTGGATGTCCTGTTCCTCTGCTTCGCCATCGACACCAAATACAATGACGGGAGCCCAGGCAGGGAGTTCTATATGGACAAGGCCCTCATG gagtttgtggagaacaGCAGGAAATCACTGCCAGAGTGGATCCGTGGGCGGCTGGAAGAGGGTAAGAGTGAAGGTGACAGCGGGGAGGCGAGGCCCATG GCTTCCGGGGCTTCCGCTTGA
- the LOC108938799 gene encoding choline transporter-like protein 1 isoform X2: MGCCGGAERTKREWKPLEDRSCTDVAWLLIFLVFCVGMGSICGYTVVTGAAGRLIFGYDSYGNTCGRRNSQIEGVKLSGLDQTDKKFVFFLDPCNIDIVQRKIKSMALCVAKCPETELKTYGDIKRFAMNNGSELCSYELPAHRYPGHPERSTKCPKLPVLPSKPLPLFNRCTPVNISCYTRFAEAVVTFVSDNRVLHSLVAGVVASKEIILGLCVLALVLSMVLMIVIRYISAVLVWILTALVVLGSLGGTGVLWWLYVDNRKAANATFAATAAAVAGSKEEPRDNVQALLIYAIAATVFTVILLLLMLFMRKRVALTIALFHVAGKVFIHLPLLVFQPFWTFLALLIFWLYWIMVLLFLGTAGNPVENEETGLVEFQLSGPLQYMTWYHAVGLIWISEFILACQQMTVAGAVVTYYFTRDKSRLPMTPILSSVFRLIRYHLGTVAKGSFIITLVKIPRLILMYIHNQLKGKENACARCMLKACICCLWCLEKCLNYLNQNAYAATAINSTSFCTSARDAFVILVENALRVAAINAVGDFVLFLGKVLIVSCTAFAGVLALNYQRDYTVWLLPLIIVCLFAFLVAHCFLSIYEIVVDVLFLCFAIDTKYNDGSPGREFYMDKALMEFVENSRKSLPEWIRGRLEEGKSEGDSGEARPMVSAGSECDALQEFHFCYLFVGVFVDWAVSERAFVLCLTEDVLLFLFIYLPACTFFIFISLLQPMPVLAC; this comes from the exons ATGGGATGCTGTGGTGGCGCAGAG AGAACAAAGAGAGAATGGAAGCCCTTGGAAGACCGAAGCTGTACAGATGTCGCCTGGCTTCTCATATTCCTAGTCTTTTGTGTGGGCATG GGCTCTATCTGTGGCTACACTGTGGTCACTGGGGCTGCTGGAAGACTCATCTTCGGGTACGACAGCTATGGGAACACATGCGGTCGACGGAACTCCCAGATCGAGGGGGTCAAACTCAGCGGCCTGGATCAAACCGACAAAAA ATTTGTGTTCTTCCTGGACCCCTGCAACATTGACATTGTACAGAGGAAGATCAAGTCGATGGCTCTGTGCGTGGCCAAGTGCCCTGAGACAGAGCTCAAGACGTATGGAGACATCAAGAGATTTGCCATGAATAATG GGTCTGAACTCTGTTCCTACGAGCTACCTGCTCACAGATATCCTGGCCACCCGGAGAGGTCTACCAAATGCCCTAAATTGCCAGTATTACCAAG CAAGCCCCTCCCACTGTTCAACCGCTGCACCCCTGTGAACATCTCCTGCTACACCAGGTTTGCTGAGGCTGTGGTGACCTTTGTCAGCGACAACAGGGTGCTGCACAGTCTAGTTGCTGGGGTGGTCGCCAGCAAGGAGATCATCTTGGGCCTCTGTGTGCTGGCATTAG TGCTTTCCATGGTCCTGATGATCGTCATTCGCTACATCTCCGCCGTCCTGGTGTGGATCCTCACCGCCCTTGTGGTCCTCGGTTCCCTGG GTGGCACAGGTGTCTTGTGGTGGCTGTATGTGGACAACAGAAAGGCTGCAAATGCAACTTTTGCTGCGACTGCGGCAGCAGTGGCTGGCAGCAAGGAGGAGCCCAGAGACAATGTCCAAGCCCTGCTGATCTATGCCATCGCTGCCACTGTCTTCACA GTgatcctgctgctgctgatgctctTCATGAGGAAGCGTGTGGCCCTTACCATCGCACTGTTCCACGTGGCTGGCAAGGTATTCATCCACCTGCCCCTGCTGGTCTTCCAGCCCTTCTGGACATTCCTGGCGCTCCTGATCTTCTGGCTGTACTGGATTATGGTGCTGTTGTTCCTTGGCACTGCTG GAAACCCAGTTGAGAATGAGGAGACGGGTCTGGTTGAGTTCCAGCTCTCTGGCCCGCTGCAGTACATGACCTGGTACCATGCTGTAGGGCTCATTTGGATCAGCGAGTTCATCCTGGCCTGTCAGCAGATGACCGTAGCTGGTGCAGTGGTGACATACTATTTTACTAG GGACAAGTCAAGGCTGCCGATGACACCCATCCTCTCCTCTGTGTTCCGGCTCATTCGCTATCACTTGGGCACGGTGGCCAAAGGGTCCTTCATCATCACGCTGGTCAAGATCCCCCGCCTCATCCTCATGTACATTCACAACCAGCTCAAGGGAAAG gaAAATGCTTGCGCACGGTGCATGTTAAAGGCCTGCATCTGTTGCTTGTGGTGTTTGGAGAAGTGCCTAAACTACCTGAACCAG AATGCGTATGCAGCAACAGCCATCAATAGCACCAGTTTCTGCACCTCCGCCCGCGATGCGTTCGTCATCCTGGTGGAAAATGCTTTGAGGGTTGCTGCCATCAATGCTGTTGGTGATTTTGTTCTGTTCCTTGGGAAG GTGCTGATTGTGTCGTGCACAGCCTTTGCTGGTGTCCTGGCGCTCAACTACCAGCGTGACTACACCGTGTGGCTGCTGCCACTCATCATTGTCTGCCTCTTCGCCTTCCTGGTGGCTCATTGCTTCCTCTCTATCTATGAGATTGTGGTGGATGTCCTGTTCCTCTGCTTCGCCATCGACACCAAATACAATGACGGGAGCCCAGGCAGGGAGTTCTATATGGACAAGGCCCTCATG gagtttgtggagaacaGCAGGAAATCACTGCCAGAGTGGATCCGTGGGCGGCTGGAAGAGGGTAAGAGTGAAGGTGACAGCGGGGAGGCGAGGCCCATGGTGAGTGCGGGCAGCGAGTGCGACGCGCTGCAGGAGTTCCACTTCTGTTACCTGTTCGTTGGCGTATTTGTGGACTGGGCAGTGTCCGAGCGTGCATTCGTGCTGTGTCTCACCGAGGACGTGCTTCTTTTCCTGTTCATCTATCTGCCTGCTTGCACgttcttcattttcatctccCTGCTGCAACCCATGCCCGTGTTGGCATGCTAA
- the LOC108938799 gene encoding choline transporter-like protein 1 isoform X1, with translation MLSLVQQRTMEQWPSSSTGHPLRDIGIRSAQCHIAKEMAEQKRAPGVSQPTRPRRKRTKREWKPLEDRSCTDVAWLLIFLVFCVGMGSICGYTVVTGAAGRLIFGYDSYGNTCGRRNSQIEGVKLSGLDQTDKKFVFFLDPCNIDIVQRKIKSMALCVAKCPETELKTYGDIKRFAMNNGSELCSYELPAHRYPGHPERSTKCPKLPVLPSKPLPLFNRCTPVNISCYTRFAEAVVTFVSDNRVLHSLVAGVVASKEIILGLCVLALVLSMVLMIVIRYISAVLVWILTALVVLGSLGGTGVLWWLYVDNRKAANATFAATAAAVAGSKEEPRDNVQALLIYAIAATVFTVILLLLMLFMRKRVALTIALFHVAGKVFIHLPLLVFQPFWTFLALLIFWLYWIMVLLFLGTAGNPVENEETGLVEFQLSGPLQYMTWYHAVGLIWISEFILACQQMTVAGAVVTYYFTRDKSRLPMTPILSSVFRLIRYHLGTVAKGSFIITLVKIPRLILMYIHNQLKGKENACARCMLKACICCLWCLEKCLNYLNQNAYAATAINSTSFCTSARDAFVILVENALRVAAINAVGDFVLFLGKVLIVSCTAFAGVLALNYQRDYTVWLLPLIIVCLFAFLVAHCFLSIYEIVVDVLFLCFAIDTKYNDGSPGREFYMDKALMEFVENSRKSLPEWIRGRLEEGKSEGDSGEARPMVSAGSECDALQEFHFCYLFVGVFVDWAVSERAFVLCLTEDVLLFLFIYLPACTFFIFISLLQPMPVLAC, from the exons ATGCTCTCCCTGGTACAACAGAGAACAATGGAACAATGGCCTTCTTCTTCCACAGGCCATCCTCTGCGGGACATAGGCATTCGCAGCGCCCAATGCCACATTGCAAAGGAGATGGCCGAGCAGAAAAGAGCGCCTGGAGTCTCCCAGCCCACGAGGCCCAGGAGAAAG AGAACAAAGAGAGAATGGAAGCCCTTGGAAGACCGAAGCTGTACAGATGTCGCCTGGCTTCTCATATTCCTAGTCTTTTGTGTGGGCATG GGCTCTATCTGTGGCTACACTGTGGTCACTGGGGCTGCTGGAAGACTCATCTTCGGGTACGACAGCTATGGGAACACATGCGGTCGACGGAACTCCCAGATCGAGGGGGTCAAACTCAGCGGCCTGGATCAAACCGACAAAAA ATTTGTGTTCTTCCTGGACCCCTGCAACATTGACATTGTACAGAGGAAGATCAAGTCGATGGCTCTGTGCGTGGCCAAGTGCCCTGAGACAGAGCTCAAGACGTATGGAGACATCAAGAGATTTGCCATGAATAATG GGTCTGAACTCTGTTCCTACGAGCTACCTGCTCACAGATATCCTGGCCACCCGGAGAGGTCTACCAAATGCCCTAAATTGCCAGTATTACCAAG CAAGCCCCTCCCACTGTTCAACCGCTGCACCCCTGTGAACATCTCCTGCTACACCAGGTTTGCTGAGGCTGTGGTGACCTTTGTCAGCGACAACAGGGTGCTGCACAGTCTAGTTGCTGGGGTGGTCGCCAGCAAGGAGATCATCTTGGGCCTCTGTGTGCTGGCATTAG TGCTTTCCATGGTCCTGATGATCGTCATTCGCTACATCTCCGCCGTCCTGGTGTGGATCCTCACCGCCCTTGTGGTCCTCGGTTCCCTGG GTGGCACAGGTGTCTTGTGGTGGCTGTATGTGGACAACAGAAAGGCTGCAAATGCAACTTTTGCTGCGACTGCGGCAGCAGTGGCTGGCAGCAAGGAGGAGCCCAGAGACAATGTCCAAGCCCTGCTGATCTATGCCATCGCTGCCACTGTCTTCACA GTgatcctgctgctgctgatgctctTCATGAGGAAGCGTGTGGCCCTTACCATCGCACTGTTCCACGTGGCTGGCAAGGTATTCATCCACCTGCCCCTGCTGGTCTTCCAGCCCTTCTGGACATTCCTGGCGCTCCTGATCTTCTGGCTGTACTGGATTATGGTGCTGTTGTTCCTTGGCACTGCTG GAAACCCAGTTGAGAATGAGGAGACGGGTCTGGTTGAGTTCCAGCTCTCTGGCCCGCTGCAGTACATGACCTGGTACCATGCTGTAGGGCTCATTTGGATCAGCGAGTTCATCCTGGCCTGTCAGCAGATGACCGTAGCTGGTGCAGTGGTGACATACTATTTTACTAG GGACAAGTCAAGGCTGCCGATGACACCCATCCTCTCCTCTGTGTTCCGGCTCATTCGCTATCACTTGGGCACGGTGGCCAAAGGGTCCTTCATCATCACGCTGGTCAAGATCCCCCGCCTCATCCTCATGTACATTCACAACCAGCTCAAGGGAAAG gaAAATGCTTGCGCACGGTGCATGTTAAAGGCCTGCATCTGTTGCTTGTGGTGTTTGGAGAAGTGCCTAAACTACCTGAACCAG AATGCGTATGCAGCAACAGCCATCAATAGCACCAGTTTCTGCACCTCCGCCCGCGATGCGTTCGTCATCCTGGTGGAAAATGCTTTGAGGGTTGCTGCCATCAATGCTGTTGGTGATTTTGTTCTGTTCCTTGGGAAG GTGCTGATTGTGTCGTGCACAGCCTTTGCTGGTGTCCTGGCGCTCAACTACCAGCGTGACTACACCGTGTGGCTGCTGCCACTCATCATTGTCTGCCTCTTCGCCTTCCTGGTGGCTCATTGCTTCCTCTCTATCTATGAGATTGTGGTGGATGTCCTGTTCCTCTGCTTCGCCATCGACACCAAATACAATGACGGGAGCCCAGGCAGGGAGTTCTATATGGACAAGGCCCTCATG gagtttgtggagaacaGCAGGAAATCACTGCCAGAGTGGATCCGTGGGCGGCTGGAAGAGGGTAAGAGTGAAGGTGACAGCGGGGAGGCGAGGCCCATGGTGAGTGCGGGCAGCGAGTGCGACGCGCTGCAGGAGTTCCACTTCTGTTACCTGTTCGTTGGCGTATTTGTGGACTGGGCAGTGTCCGAGCGTGCATTCGTGCTGTGTCTCACCGAGGACGTGCTTCTTTTCCTGTTCATCTATCTGCCTGCTTGCACgttcttcattttcatctccCTGCTGCAACCCATGCCCGTGTTGGCATGCTAA